CGGTTTTTCAGATTGGTGGAAGCTTCGTTGAGCGATTGGCTATCCACCGTATCTGGCATGCGCAAATCCACAATGTGCATGCCAGGAATGCCATCTTTGAGATCGGGATGCAGCGGAATAATGCCTAAAATTGGGAGCTTCACCTTGCGCTTCATTGCATCCACGGTATAGTACGTGTTTTCCAATTTTTCGATCAGGAAGGCAACCCCAATCCCAATGAAAATACCAATCACAGCCCCACTCATCATCCCTTTAATGGGGTTGGCACCAGGCTTCAGTTTGAGATTTTTCGGTTCAGAAATCAGTTGCCAAGGCACATCATTTTTGGCAGCTTGTACCTGGAGGCTTTCCTGGGTTTGCAGAAATCGCGTTAAGCTATCGGTCGCGATCGTCAAGTCTCGTTGAGTTTCGCTAAACTGACGCGACAAAATAGGTAACTGGCTATATTTGGCATTGAGGAAGTTGAGAACTTGATTGATCGTTTGCTGTTTAACGATCGCAATTTGTAGATCATTTTCTGCCACTGCCAACTGTTCCCCCACGGACTGTTCGGCTTCCTTGAGCATGACGGGCACAAGGTTTTCTGCCTGTCGTTGGAGGAGCTGAATATTGGGAGAGTTGGGGCCAAACCGTGCCGATTCAATGGCAATTTGTTGTTCGAGGAGTTGATATTTTTGCAGCAGCGCTTGATAACGACCGGATTGGCTGAGGGCGATCGTTTTACCTAGTTTTTCCTGAAGAATCTTGCGTCGTGTTTCTAGGCCCATAATTTCAACTTGTTTTTCTTGCCGCTGCTGCGTCCAAGTTGCAATTTGACCACTTAAGGTGCTGGAGTAATCTTTGATTTCAACAAAGTTATGGGTTTGTCGTAGGACTTCCAATTGCTTTTGTAAGTCATTAACCCGGTTTTGAATTTTAGGCAATTGTTCATTAACAAACTTCAACCCTTGTTTGAGTTGAGCCTGTTGATCTTCACGACTATATTCCAAATACCCCCGTGCTAACCGTTGCAGTAACAAAAGTGCTTTGTCAGGGTTGGAATCACTATAGCTGACTTCGATAATTTTTGTTTCGCCCAGCCGTACGATCGCGACTTTCTGAGAAACTACATCATAGGTTGTTCCGGGATAGCGATCGTTGACATCCTTCAAGATTTCCCCCATCAGTTTGGGGCTGTAGAGGACTTCAATTTGGGTAGAGTAGTCAAACTCCTTATTGGAAGGAGCCGATTTACTCTCGGTTAGCTGATCGTTGATATCTGGGCGTTGGCTCACGGGTTCCACCAACAACCGAAAACTCCCCTGAAACTCTGGGACACTGCGAGCATTTTTTAAACCCGATAGCCCCGCCATGGCGATCGCACAAATACCAATGACGATCGCTTTACGGCGTAGCATTCCCACAATTTGAGGCAGGCTCCAAGTGGCTTCTCCAGCCTGATCGGTGTCGCTACTAGGAGCAGCAGGCCCGATCGGATTACTCTGTTGGTTTAGTTTCTGCAACAGATCGTTAACGGTGGGTTTGGTAGAAGGCTGACGGGACATAGTCATAAGATGCGGCTTACGTTAC
The Alkalinema sp. FACHB-956 DNA segment above includes these coding regions:
- a CDS encoding tyrosine-protein kinase domain-containing protein, whose amino-acid sequence is MTMSRQPSTKPTVNDLLQKLNQQSNPIGPAAPSSDTDQAGEATWSLPQIVGMLRRKAIVIGICAIAMAGLSGLKNARSVPEFQGSFRLLVEPVSQRPDINDQLTESKSAPSNKEFDYSTQIEVLYSPKLMGEILKDVNDRYPGTTYDVVSQKVAIVRLGETKIIEVSYSDSNPDKALLLLQRLARGYLEYSREDQQAQLKQGLKFVNEQLPKIQNRVNDLQKQLEVLRQTHNFVEIKDYSSTLSGQIATWTQQRQEKQVEIMGLETRRKILQEKLGKTIALSQSGRYQALLQKYQLLEQQIAIESARFGPNSPNIQLLQRQAENLVPVMLKEAEQSVGEQLAVAENDLQIAIVKQQTINQVLNFLNAKYSQLPILSRQFSETQRDLTIATDSLTRFLQTQESLQVQAAKNDVPWQLISEPKNLKLKPGANPIKGMMSGAVIGIFIGIGVAFLIEKLENTYYTVDAMKRKVKLPILGIIPLHPDLKDGIPGMHIVDLRMPDTVDSQSLNEASTNLKNRMRDLLNRKANGQEAGAAQDDLAVQNGDRDSTTILNGAGAPSSLPSDRKALPLVELNLDLEEATKAETAASELALADPNNNYWLREYDAYGFMEAFRTLYCAMQQLGEGRLENGLVISSALPTEGRTTIAVHLAQAAAALGKRVLLVDAHFRRGSTQIQSLLGLPSGPGLSDCLMGKATVTQVIQRLSWESSLFVIGAGEPPPDPTRLLASAKMQDLMPRFHQSFDLVIYDMPPLMGLADVKLLAANTSGLVLITRLGKRGTADALATTIDRLNGARIPILGVVANCATNYSVDLYA